Proteins from a single region of Urocitellus parryii isolate mUroPar1 chromosome 4, mUroPar1.hap1, whole genome shotgun sequence:
- the LOC113177067 gene encoding olfactory receptor 6B9-like, translating into MQQMNITLVSEFILVGFPTAPWMQLLLFFLFLMVYLLVVAENLVIMFTVWDTVSLHKPMYYFLSSMSFLEVWYVSVTVPKMLDGFLLQRRHISFTGCMTQLYFFISLACTECVLLAAMAYDRYVAICHPLRYPVIMTTGYCVQLMALSYISGFTVSVIKVYFISHVAFCGSNVMNHFFCDISPILKLACKDMSTAELVDFALAIVILVFPLITTVLSYIYIVSTILRIPSTQGRKKAFSTCASHLTVVIIYYTAMIFMYVRPRAIASFNSNKLISAVYAVLTPMLNPFIYCLRNQEVKNAIKKTLGGGKCLLLS; encoded by the coding sequence ATGCAGCAGATGAACATCACTCTGGTCAGTGAGTTCATCCTGGTGGGCTTCCCCACTGCCCCATGGATGCagctcctgctcttcttcctcttcctcatggTCTACTTGTTGGTGGTAGCAGAGAATCTTGTTATCATGTTCACTGTTTGGGACACAGTCTCCCTCCATAAGCCCATGTACTATTTCCTGAGTAGCATGTCATTCCTGGAGGTCTGGTATGTCTCTGTCACAGTCCCCAAGATGCTGGATGGATTCCTCCTGCAGAGACGGCACATCTCCTTCACAGGTTGCATGACCCAGCTCTATTTCTTTATCTCTCTAGCCTGCACAGAGTGTGTGCTTTTAGCagccatggcctatgaccgctatgtggccatctgccaccctCTTCGATATCCAGTCATCATGACCACAGGTTATTGTGTGCAGCTGATGGCCCTCTCCTATATAAGTGGTTTTACAGTCTCTGTcatcaaagtttattttatttcacatgttGCATTCTGTGGCTCTAATGTCAtgaaccacttcttctgtgataTCTCACCAATCCTCAAACTGGCATGCAAAGACATGTCCACAGCTGAGTTGGTGGACTTTGCTTTGGCAATTGTCATTCTTGTTTTTCCTCTCATTACCACTGTCCTCTCCTATATCTACATAGTGTCCACTATTTTGCGTATACCCTCCActcagggaaggaagaaagccttctccacctgtgcatcCCACCTCACTGTAGTCATAATTTATTACACAGCCATGATTTTCATGTATGTCCGACCCAGAGCTATTGCATCATTTAATTCCAACAAACTAATCTCAGCTGTGTATGCAGTCCTCACACCCATGCTAAATCCTTTCATCTACTGTCTAAGGAACCAAGAAGTCAAGAATGCCATCAAGAAGACCCTGGGGGGAGGCAAATGCCTCTTGCTCAGCTGA